A genomic window from Flavobacterium phycosphaerae includes:
- a CDS encoding choice-of-anchor D domain-containing protein, with protein sequence MKNLLLKLQTYYAFFGVILVSSTGYSQNKSQTFTSTGTFTVPAGVTQLTVETWGGGGRGSTLTTNIGGAGGGGGAYMKGILTVTPANNYTVTVGAGSTTTAAGGDSWFSTNTTIIAKGGSSAADNTSVGAIGGLATVACIPCTSFVSYNGGNGANGSNGSYGGGGGSSAGTAQAGNTATSFTGATAPTGGGNGGSGRNSSQGNGTTATGLGGGGGGALRTSSSTRNGGSGANGLVIISWDEPEINITGNAISINDGDITPSTTDATDFGSIAVVTGTITKTFTIQNTGTLPLSIGAITLSGANASDFSIITNPNATIVAGGNTTFTISFDPSAGGTRSATFSIVNGDTDENPYDFSIQGTGLEQEIDIKGNAVTIVDGDTTASTTDWTDFSSTNTTRTFTIYNTGTTDLTLGTISLSGTNPGDFAVTTAPSATVTPGNSTTFTVTFTPSAAGTRSVTISIINNDSNENPYDFKIQGTGVAPSMTVKGNNAAISDGDTTPTITDWTDFNSTNIYSPITRVYTIENSGNMNLNLTGAPLVTISGSSDFTISVQPTTPVQQNNAVSFTVSFSPTVTGIKTADISIANNDSGAGKNPYTFRVTATAVQTFIDSDGDGVFNNIDNDDDNDGIPDNIEQSYASGSVLSSQVNITLLNETFGAGAGRTRIYSFVPTASTTYCYEDGTTTQNSDECDTVLDLNDGQYTVNNIAGTTAVASWAPTYWYQGPDHTPSDTNGRMALFNATNNITDEFYRTTIQGVITNAPLTYSFYVLNLDRTDAPGIATRNRPNLTVEFRDLSNNLISTLNTGNIAPTAVGNATGDWYQFSASFTPTTTGFSIVFKNNQPGGLGNDLALDDIKIIQTITDTDQDGIGDAYDLDSDNDGIGGIIEDGWASLSNGKDRMDLSPSVWIDADGDGWHDTVQAWYNTHMPANFDGDAVPNYIDLDSDNDARFDVDEAGLYNGDGDVNGDGEGEGSDPDADGIVGIFDVVNGYGNSGKTTPVNSYGAENPDYLNTMSKPGVNDISTTLYASLDTNYDGIIDGTTDADRDGILDAFDTSITIYGSPRDLNRKLLLDFDGRNDYAEKTAILGGLSTASLMAWIDLNSAFSSEGVVVGQDKFQLKINSIKKLTAVVNGTTLTYDTVLNTSQWYHVAAIYGDGSLKLYLNGNLVATQSLSGSIAADATKLTLGRNPNGTDKYFKGKIDEVRVFNVALTDTQLQRMVYQEIQNNSSQVRGAIIPKDVGSLPFANLLGYFRMDTYKDDIVDDLTTPTVDIGTGMKMYNHKNIYVQQAPMPFLTERTGNFATAANSPTKDIRGLDIMEQDWSIVQVKHDIDETANNVDLGMLLDSGVTVNMSNDTKIQNDWYLLLNGKIDLKGKSQLVQTTESDLDVTSSGSIERDQQGQSNKFNYNYWSSPVSTLNNSTINHGFTVADVMKDGTDVDNIQNLLWTSDLNSTATNPIMLSSYWIFKFQNLNNSYSNWASVGPNGTLLAGQGYTLKGSNALSSNQNYTFVGKPNNGTVTSSVSANNLILCGNPYASAIDANAFITENSTAITGTLYFWEHYSTNSSHVTIQYQGGYATRNLVGGTPPVAPAGVSGLGSSSKTPGRFIPVGEGFFVTGSATGGTITFNNSQRSFVKEEDSQSNTLFRTANPTVSRKNKNHNNDEDDYTEEEEFMKLRLGFTSSDNFHRQILLGFMNEHATSGIDVGYDAVSIENLTNDMYFVNGTAQLNIQGESYFDNDNIYPLGIKNASAGWVSFTLDAKENFQPNQKFFIYDNVTKKYNNIKSEPFVIALPAGTIENRFSLRFKKENGNGNHNRMDDAITVTNATAAKMITINNNLKETEVKSVLLYNLLGQEIVAWSVADQDQTHIELPTNNLTTGAYIVKVITDNGDLSKKILVN encoded by the coding sequence ATGAAGAATTTATTACTTAAATTACAAACCTACTATGCCTTTTTTGGAGTAATCCTAGTGTCAAGTACGGGTTACAGTCAAAACAAATCGCAAACATTTACAAGCACAGGTACCTTTACGGTTCCCGCAGGAGTAACCCAACTCACTGTAGAAACTTGGGGCGGTGGCGGAAGAGGGAGTACGCTAACTACGAACATTGGCGGTGCTGGTGGCGGTGGCGGAGCCTATATGAAAGGGATCTTAACCGTAACTCCCGCAAACAATTATACCGTGACTGTTGGAGCAGGAAGCACTACAACAGCTGCCGGCGGTGACTCTTGGTTTAGTACTAATACAACGATTATAGCTAAAGGAGGCTCAAGCGCGGCCGATAACACTTCTGTTGGGGCTATTGGAGGTTTAGCAACTGTAGCTTGTATTCCGTGTACTTCTTTTGTTTCTTATAATGGTGGAAACGGAGCCAATGGTTCTAACGGAAGTTATGGTGGCGGTGGCGGTTCATCTGCTGGAACGGCTCAAGCAGGAAATACAGCTACCTCTTTTACCGGAGCAACAGCCCCAACAGGTGGCGGAAACGGTGGAAGCGGAAGAAACAGCTCACAAGGTAACGGAACTACAGCTACCGGTTTGGGCGGAGGCGGAGGCGGAGCATTACGAACTTCCAGCAGTACAAGAAATGGCGGAAGTGGTGCCAACGGACTAGTAATTATAAGTTGGGATGAACCGGAGATTAATATCACAGGCAATGCTATTTCAATTAACGATGGAGATATAACGCCTTCTACTACTGATGCAACTGATTTTGGTTCAATAGCAGTAGTAACGGGAACTATAACAAAAACATTTACCATTCAAAATACAGGAACCTTGCCTTTATCCATTGGTGCCATTACACTTAGTGGAGCCAATGCCTCAGATTTCAGTATCATAACAAATCCAAATGCTACTATTGTTGCCGGTGGAAATACTACTTTCACCATTTCATTTGATCCAAGTGCCGGCGGAACCCGGAGTGCTACTTTTTCAATTGTAAATGGTGACACGGATGAGAATCCTTATGATTTTTCTATACAAGGAACCGGACTGGAACAGGAGATTGATATCAAAGGAAATGCTGTTACTATTGTTGATGGCGACACAACAGCTTCCACTACAGATTGGACAGATTTCAGCTCTACCAATACCACCAGAACATTTACCATATACAACACCGGAACCACCGATTTAACACTTGGAACAATCTCGTTAAGCGGCACCAATCCCGGAGATTTTGCTGTAACTACTGCTCCGAGTGCAACGGTAACACCGGGAAATAGTACCACATTCACTGTAACTTTTACACCAAGTGCCGCCGGAACCAGAAGCGTTACCATTTCTATAATCAATAATGACAGTAATGAGAATCCATATGATTTCAAAATTCAAGGAACCGGTGTGGCGCCTTCAATGACTGTTAAAGGAAATAATGCTGCCATAAGTGATGGAGACACTACTCCAACCATTACGGACTGGACCGACTTCAATTCAACCAATATTTATTCGCCAATTACCCGAGTATACACCATTGAAAACAGTGGTAATATGAATTTAAATCTAACCGGAGCCCCTTTGGTAACAATTTCAGGAAGCAGTGATTTTACAATAAGTGTTCAACCCACTACTCCCGTCCAACAAAATAATGCTGTTAGTTTTACCGTTAGTTTTTCGCCAACCGTTACCGGTATAAAAACAGCCGATATCAGCATAGCCAATAATGACAGCGGAGCAGGAAAAAATCCATACACCTTCAGAGTAACGGCCACTGCTGTACAAACTTTCATTGACAGTGATGGTGACGGCGTTTTTAACAATATTGACAATGATGACGATAACGATGGAATTCCGGATAACATTGAGCAAAGCTACGCTTCAGGTTCGGTATTAAGTTCGCAGGTAAACATTACATTGCTCAATGAAACGTTTGGCGCTGGCGCAGGAAGAACCCGTATTTATTCTTTCGTTCCTACCGCTTCTACAACGTATTGTTATGAAGACGGAACAACGACTCAGAATTCAGATGAATGTGATACCGTTTTAGATTTAAATGACGGACAATATACCGTAAATAATATCGCCGGAACCACAGCTGTCGCCTCATGGGCACCAACCTATTGGTATCAAGGTCCTGACCATACCCCTTCTGACACTAATGGCCGAATGGCATTATTTAATGCAACCAATAACATTACGGATGAGTTTTACAGAACTACTATTCAAGGTGTAATTACCAATGCTCCGCTAACGTACAGTTTTTATGTTTTAAATTTAGACCGCACAGATGCTCCCGGAATTGCCACGCGAAACCGTCCAAATCTTACGGTAGAATTCCGTGATTTGAGCAACAATTTGATAAGCACGCTAAATACCGGAAATATAGCACCTACAGCTGTAGGCAATGCAACCGGTGATTGGTACCAATTTTCAGCCTCCTTTACTCCTACTACAACTGGTTTTTCCATTGTTTTCAAAAACAACCAGCCCGGAGGTTTGGGAAATGACTTAGCCTTAGACGATATTAAAATCATACAAACCATTACCGACACGGACCAAGATGGCATTGGTGATGCTTATGATTTAGATTCCGATAATGATGGAATTGGTGGCATTATTGAAGATGGTTGGGCCAGTTTAAGCAATGGCAAAGACCGAATGGATTTATCGCCTTCAGTATGGATAGATGCGGATGGTGATGGCTGGCACGATACCGTTCAGGCTTGGTACAACACTCACATGCCGGCTAATTTTGATGGCGATGCGGTTCCTAATTACATCGATTTGGATTCAGATAATGATGCTCGTTTTGATGTAGATGAAGCCGGTTTATACAACGGGGATGGCGATGTAAACGGCGATGGTGAAGGCGAAGGAAGCGACCCGGATGCCGATGGTATCGTTGGTATTTTTGATGTAGTAAATGGGTATGGAAATTCAGGAAAAACAACGCCTGTGAATTCCTATGGAGCTGAAAATCCTGATTATTTAAACACCATGTCAAAACCCGGAGTGAATGATATTTCCACCACATTATATGCCAGTTTAGACACTAATTATGATGGTATTATTGATGGCACAACAGATGCAGATCGAGACGGAATTTTAGACGCTTTTGATACCAGCATAACGATTTATGGTTCACCAAGAGATTTAAACAGAAAACTGCTTTTAGATTTTGACGGAAGAAATGATTATGCCGAAAAGACAGCCATTTTAGGTGGATTATCCACGGCTTCCCTGATGGCATGGATTGACCTAAACAGTGCTTTCAGCTCGGAAGGCGTGGTTGTAGGTCAAGATAAATTTCAACTAAAAATTAACAGCATTAAAAAGTTAACAGCTGTAGTAAACGGAACTACCCTTACATACGATACTGTTCTAAACACTTCGCAATGGTATCATGTGGCTGCTATTTATGGCGATGGTTCTTTAAAATTATACCTCAACGGAAATTTAGTGGCCACGCAATCGCTTTCCGGAAGTATTGCAGCTGATGCTACTAAACTGACTTTGGGCAGAAACCCTAACGGAACAGATAAATATTTCAAAGGAAAAATTGATGAAGTGAGAGTCTTTAATGTGGCCTTAACCGACACCCAATTGCAAAGAATGGTGTATCAGGAAATTCAGAATAACAGTTCTCAGGTAAGAGGTGCTATTATTCCGAAAGACGTAGGTTCCTTACCTTTTGCCAATTTGTTAGGGTATTTCAGAATGGATACTTATAAAGACGACATTGTTGACGATTTAACTACTCCAACCGTAGATATCGGCACCGGAATGAAAATGTACAATCACAAAAACATTTACGTACAGCAAGCACCCATGCCATTCCTGACCGAACGAACCGGAAACTTTGCTACTGCGGCCAACAGCCCAACCAAAGATATTCGCGGATTGGATATTATGGAACAAGATTGGTCTATCGTTCAAGTAAAACACGACATTGACGAAACTGCCAATAATGTTGATTTAGGCATGTTACTCGATTCGGGAGTAACGGTAAACATGAGCAATGATACCAAAATTCAGAATGATTGGTACTTATTACTAAATGGTAAAATCGATTTAAAAGGAAAATCACAATTGGTACAAACCACCGAAAGTGATTTGGATGTAACCAGTTCGGGCTCTATTGAACGCGACCAACAAGGACAATCCAACAAATTTAATTACAATTATTGGTCATCTCCGGTAAGCACCCTGAACAACTCCACTATCAATCACGGTTTTACAGTGGCCGATGTTATGAAAGACGGTACCGATGTAGACAATATTCAGAACTTGCTTTGGACTAGTGACCTTAACAGCACAGCCACCAACCCGATTATGTTGAGCAGCTATTGGATTTTTAAATTCCAAAACCTCAACAATAGTTATTCCAACTGGGCTTCTGTAGGACCAAATGGCACCCTGCTTGCCGGACAAGGCTATACTTTGAAAGGAAGCAATGCCTTATCATCTAATCAAAATTACACTTTTGTCGGCAAACCTAATAACGGAACAGTTACTTCGAGCGTTTCGGCCAATAATTTAATTCTGTGTGGTAATCCCTATGCTTCGGCGATTGACGCCAATGCTTTTATAACCGAGAACTCGACTGCTATTACCGGCACCCTTTATTTTTGGGAACATTACAGCACCAATAGTTCGCATGTTACCATTCAATACCAAGGGGGTTATGCCACTAGAAACTTAGTTGGCGGTACACCTCCGGTTGCTCCTGCGGGAGTCAGCGGATTGGGGTCGAGCAGCAAAACGCCGGGAAGATTTATCCCTGTTGGAGAAGGATTTTTTGTAACCGGCTCGGCCACGGGAGGAACCATAACCTTCAATAACAGCCAAAGAAGTTTTGTAAAAGAAGAAGACTCGCAATCCAATACTTTATTTAGAACGGCTAATCCAACGGTCAGCCGAAAAAACAAAAACCATAACAATGATGAAGATGATTATACCGAAGAAGAAGAGTTCATGAAATTGAGATTGGGCTTTACTTCGAGTGATAATTTTCACCGTCAAATTTTATTAGGTTTTATGAATGAACATGCCACATCCGGAATTGACGTTGGCTACGACGCGGTGAGTATTGAAAATTTAACTAATGATATGTATTTCGTTAATGGCACTGCCCAATTAAACATTCAGGGAGAAAGCTATTTTGATAACGATAATATTTATCCGTTAGGAATTAAAAATGCTTCTGCCGGCTGGGTATCTTTCACGCTTGATGCCAAAGAAAACTTTCAACCAAATCAAAAATTCTTTATCTATGACAATGTGACTAAAAAATACAACAATATCAAATCAGAGCCTTTCGTTATTGCTTTACCTGCAGGCACTATAGAAAACCGTTTCTCATTACGCTTCAAAAAAGAAAACGGTAATGGTAACCACAACCGTATGGATGATGCAATAACCGTGACCAATGCTACTGCTGCCAAAATGATTACCATCAATAACAACCTGAAGGAAACCGAAGTAAAATCGGTGCTGCTTTATAATTTATTAGGGCAAGAAATTGTAGCTTGGAGCGTAGCCGATCAGGACCAAACTCATATAGAACTCCCAACCAACAACTTGACCACCGGAGCCTATATTGTAAAAGTAATCACCGACAACGGTGACCTCAGCAAAAAAATTCTAGTTAATTAA
- a CDS encoding LamG-like jellyroll fold domain-containing protein, with protein sequence MKNLLVKLKRNYSLAIAILLSAIANGQTSPQTFTATGTFTIPSGVFQITVEAIGGGGKGGTCLSSAGFNVGGGGGGGAYAAKTIAVTPGQIYTVTVGTGATTNTSDGKDSYFKLQSGTTTLVLAKGGKTVPNNTITGGLGGSASACIGDVIASGGNGSDGLSNSYGGGGGASAESGNNGVSATSYLGALASCTGGKGGDGYNNQNGNGNAGSTYGGGGGGARRNQNAGSGNTRNGGNGANGKIVISWETIQPNNLTKGPGGVTADLQLWLRSDLLDGTTTVADNTNVNTWYTQARGSNAVKPASVGAPIYRNNAAYNINYNPVVDFTNNYNSPSQSYNDNDPNRQYLKGTSGYYSQETYVVMIPDVTLNSSTNSMDIFTGESLPCQEIDRTGLTLGNVDTRFSNEIISNNVGVSTSYGTAHTSTTAQYNSAFILNARNNSDSSPTGNELNFNGNNLSTTEANSTSFRNVNNSPFWIGRSEGYDGSLDGRIAEIITFNKRKDDTTERTKIESYLALKYGITLGTNGTSQNYVDSNGTVVWNTTSNSGYNYNIAGIGRDDTSNLNQKQSTSINTNPIVTIGLGSIDLTNSANTYTFGGDRRYLVWGDNNGNMNDSGNDLTVTFGGATNVTTSTDLPNKKWKIVETGGDVGTTKIAIATSDLANLPALAGNDAYVMIVASDAAFTTNVETVFLTANGTKQETTYDFDGVQYFTFGVAHETILSRSLTFDGTDDVMKIGNTYDLPSNFSLMVWVKPNGQNNSSNDRTIASKYDGTTGFKIYLSADNKINVYWSGGTIVTSSVALPNSEWRNIAVTYNGTNTKLYIDGVLDANIASAGPTTNTSTFSIGAEYRDKSDIRNYFKGDIDEFRLWNKTISQTQIRFMMNQEITLDGTKTAGSSLPNTITRNDVSSLNWSTLETYYSMNSFIGTHINDDSNNCNRGNVFTPGKVSVVYQTAPMPYQTAADGLWSDSTSWVNGATQPLPYSLSIVDGTPIEWNIVKTSHNITTTGNKVVMGLFVDSNTLSATNDTKIQISHYLKLDGKIDLVGKSQLVQINNSDLDENSSGSLERDQEGQSNKYNFNYWSSPVSSINSTTINHGFTVSGVMKDGTDPDNIQNIYWSSGIDGSATSPITLSNYWIFKFQNQNNSGANWAQVGQNGTLLPGQGYTLKGSNSSADHQNYTFVGKPNNGTITSYVAANNLNLCGNPYPSAIDADDFINDNITSITGSLYFWEQYSTNISHVAIQYQGGYATRTLVGGTPPVSPSGVSGLGTSTKTPGRYIPVGQGFFVTGSSTGGNIVFGNNQRSFIKESSSSSYTLFKAANPTTTDPYSHEFNNHNDSFSQESFMKLRLGFNSPDNYHRQILIGFMNQYATAGFDKGYDAVSIENQPIDMYFINNNRNLNIQGDGYFNDANIYPLGIKTATAGVVNFIVDAKENFNPNQEIFIYDNVTGLYNSIKNQTFQINLPAGTVENRFSLRFKRTDALGITQNEITNGISIAHLQATKTISIQNTTLDSTVKSVLLFNLVGQSVMTWKIESQDQTDIQLPVANLSTGAYIVKVITDKGEVTKKILIK encoded by the coding sequence ATGAAAAATTTATTAGTTAAATTAAAAAGAAACTATTCCCTGGCTATTGCAATCCTACTAAGTGCAATAGCAAACGGTCAAACCAGTCCGCAAACTTTTACAGCCACAGGAACCTTTACTATTCCATCTGGTGTTTTCCAAATTACTGTTGAAGCCATTGGCGGTGGTGGTAAAGGCGGAACCTGTTTATCTTCTGCTGGCTTTAATGTTGGTGGCGGTGGCGGTGGCGGTGCTTATGCAGCAAAAACAATTGCTGTTACTCCAGGCCAAATCTACACTGTTACTGTTGGTACTGGCGCTACAACCAATACAAGTGATGGCAAAGATTCATATTTTAAACTTCAAAGTGGCACCACTACTTTAGTATTAGCTAAAGGAGGTAAAACAGTACCTAACAATACCATCACCGGGGGCTTAGGTGGTAGTGCCAGTGCTTGCATTGGAGATGTTATTGCCAGTGGAGGCAATGGAAGCGACGGTCTTTCCAACTCATATGGAGGTGGCGGAGGGGCTAGTGCCGAATCAGGAAATAATGGCGTAAGTGCCACAAGCTATTTAGGAGCATTAGCCTCTTGTACCGGTGGTAAAGGAGGAGATGGATATAATAATCAAAATGGTAATGGTAATGCAGGAAGCACCTATGGAGGTGGCGGAGGCGGTGCCAGAAGAAACCAAAATGCAGGATCAGGAAATACCCGAAATGGTGGTAATGGGGCAAACGGAAAAATTGTTATCAGTTGGGAAACTATCCAACCCAACAACTTAACTAAAGGTCCGGGCGGGGTAACCGCTGATTTGCAATTATGGTTGCGTTCTGATTTATTAGACGGAACAACAACTGTTGCCGATAATACTAATGTGAATACTTGGTATACACAGGCCAGAGGATCAAATGCGGTAAAACCAGCTTCTGTTGGTGCGCCAATCTATAGAAATAATGCAGCCTATAACATCAATTATAATCCGGTAGTTGATTTTACCAACAATTATAATTCACCTTCTCAATCCTATAATGACAACGACCCAAACAGACAATATTTAAAAGGAACTTCCGGATATTATTCGCAGGAAACCTATGTAGTTATGATTCCGGATGTAACGCTGAACTCAAGCACAAACTCGATGGATATATTCACCGGTGAAAGTCTTCCATGTCAGGAAATTGACAGAACCGGATTGACTTTGGGCAACGTTGACACCCGCTTTTCTAATGAAATCATATCCAACAATGTTGGGGTAAGTACCAGCTATGGTACTGCTCACACTAGTACTACGGCGCAGTACAACAGTGCCTTTATCCTAAATGCGAGAAATAATTCTGATTCCAGTCCAACAGGAAATGAATTGAATTTTAACGGAAACAATCTTTCCACTACCGAAGCCAATAGCACTTCATTTAGAAATGTAAACAACAGTCCATTTTGGATTGGGAGAAGTGAAGGTTATGATGGTAGTTTAGACGGCAGAATTGCTGAAATAATTACCTTCAACAAAAGAAAAGACGATACTACCGAAAGAACTAAAATTGAAAGCTATTTAGCTTTGAAATACGGAATTACATTAGGCACTAACGGTACTTCTCAAAATTATGTAGATTCAAACGGAACTGTAGTTTGGAACACAACATCCAACTCAGGATACAACTATAATATTGCGGGAATCGGACGAGATGATACCTCCAATTTGAATCAAAAACAATCCACCAGTATCAATACCAATCCCATAGTAACTATCGGATTAGGCAGTATTGATTTAACCAATAGCGCCAACACCTATACTTTTGGCGGAGACAGAAGATACCTTGTTTGGGGTGACAACAATGGTAATATGAATGATTCAGGAAATGATTTGACAGTTACCTTTGGCGGAGCTACCAACGTTACAACTTCAACCGATTTGCCTAACAAAAAATGGAAAATAGTAGAAACAGGAGGTGATGTTGGAACTACAAAAATTGCTATAGCCACTTCAGATTTGGCCAACTTACCCGCATTAGCAGGCAATGACGCTTACGTTATGATTGTAGCCAGTGATGCGGCTTTCACTACCAATGTGGAAACTGTATTTTTAACTGCTAACGGCACTAAACAAGAAACCACCTATGACTTTGATGGCGTACAATATTTCACTTTTGGAGTGGCTCACGAAACGATACTGTCCAGAAGTTTAACTTTTGACGGAACGGATGACGTAATGAAAATAGGTAACACCTATGATTTACCATCTAATTTCTCCTTAATGGTTTGGGTTAAACCAAACGGACAAAACAATTCGTCAAACGACAGAACCATAGCGTCTAAATACGACGGAACCACAGGATTCAAAATTTATTTATCTGCTGACAACAAAATCAATGTTTATTGGTCAGGCGGAACAATAGTTACCTCTTCTGTAGCATTGCCTAACTCAGAGTGGCGTAATATTGCTGTAACCTATAATGGCACAAACACGAAGTTGTATATTGACGGAGTGTTGGATGCCAATATAGCCTCAGCTGGACCTACAACCAATACCTCAACTTTTTCTATCGGTGCTGAATACCGTGACAAATCAGATATTAGAAATTATTTCAAAGGGGATATAGATGAATTCCGACTTTGGAACAAAACCATTTCGCAAACGCAAATCAGATTCATGATGAATCAGGAAATCACGCTTGATGGTACAAAAACAGCAGGAAGCAGCCTTCCGAATACAATAACCCGAAACGATGTGAGCTCCTTAAATTGGTCTACTTTAGAAACGTATTATTCGATGAATTCTTTTATTGGAACCCACATCAATGACGACTCAAACAACTGTAACCGAGGAAATGTATTCACCCCTGGAAAAGTATCGGTGGTCTATCAAACCGCTCCAATGCCCTATCAAACAGCAGCTGACGGCTTGTGGTCTGACAGTACCAGTTGGGTAAATGGTGCTACTCAACCATTACCTTACAGTCTTTCAATTGTTGACGGAACGCCAATCGAATGGAATATCGTTAAAACTTCACACAATATTACAACCACCGGAAATAAAGTAGTAATGGGCTTATTTGTTGACAGTAATACTTTATCAGCCACTAATGATACTAAAATCCAAATATCTCATTATTTAAAATTGGATGGTAAAATTGACTTGGTAGGTAAATCGCAATTAGTTCAAATAAACAACAGTGACCTAGATGAAAACAGTTCAGGCTCTTTAGAGCGCGATCAGGAAGGGCAATCTAACAAATACAACTTCAATTATTGGTCTTCTCCTGTAAGTTCAATAAATAGCACTACAATTAATCACGGGTTTACTGTGTCTGGAGTTATGAAAGACGGAACCGATCCTGATAATATTCAAAACATCTATTGGTCAAGTGGTATTGACGGCTCTGCAACCAGTCCGATTACTTTGAGTAATTATTGGATATTCAAATTTCAAAACCAAAATAACAGCGGTGCCAACTGGGCCCAAGTAGGACAAAACGGAACTTTACTTCCCGGCCAAGGCTATACATTAAAAGGAAGCAATTCAAGTGCTGACCATCAAAATTACACCTTTGTTGGAAAACCAAATAACGGAACGATTACTTCTTATGTTGCAGCCAACAATTTAAATTTATGTGGGAATCCTTATCCTTCTGCTATTGATGCTGATGATTTTATTAATGACAACATTACCTCTATTACCGGCTCGCTATATTTTTGGGAACAATACAGTACAAACATTTCGCATGTAGCCATCCAGTACCAAGGAGGTTATGCCACTAGAACATTAGTTGGAGGTACACCACCTGTTTCCCCATCAGGCGTAAGTGGTTTAGGCACTAGCACTAAAACACCCGGAAGATATATCCCAGTAGGGCAAGGCTTTTTTGTCACTGGCTCTTCAACTGGAGGAAATATCGTTTTTGGCAACAATCAAAGATCATTTATAAAAGAAAGCAGCAGTAGTTCCTATACTTTATTTAAAGCTGCCAATCCTACTACCACTGACCCTTACAGTCATGAATTCAATAATCATAACGACAGTTTTTCTCAGGAATCGTTCATGAAACTACGTCTTGGTTTCAATTCGCCGGATAATTACCATCGTCAAATTTTGATTGGCTTTATGAACCAATATGCCACAGCAGGTTTCGACAAAGGGTATGACGCGGTTAGCATAGAAAACCAACCTATTGATATGTATTTTATAAACAACAACAGGAATTTGAATATTCAAGGCGATGGTTATTTTAATGATGCTAATATATACCCGTTAGGGATAAAAACAGCAACCGCTGGCGTTGTCAACTTTATTGTCGATGCTAAAGAAAATTTTAATCCGAATCAGGAAATCTTTATTTATGATAATGTAACCGGATTGTATAACAGCATCAAAAATCAAACTTTCCAAATTAATTTACCGGCCGGAACAGTGGAAAACCGATTTTCATTACGCTTCAAAAGAACTGATGCATTAGGTATTACTCAAAACGAAATCACAAACGGAATTTCGATTGCTCATTTACAAGCAACAAAAACGATTAGCATCCAAAACACTACTTTAGATTCCACAGTAAAATCAGTATTGCTTTTCAATCTTGTTGGGCAAAGTGTAATGACTTGGAAAATTGAGAGCCAAGACCAAACTGACATTCAATTACCGGTGGCCAACCTCAGCACCGGAGCTTATATAGTAAAGGTAATCACCGATAAAGGCGAAGTGACCAAAAAGATTTTGATAAAATAA
- a CDS encoding START-like domain-containing protein produces MDNKIRYELEFPLNSSPQLLYQYISTPSGLQEWFADNVNSRGEFFTFIWNDIEENARLASKKTGEKVKFKWVDDTKKDTDYYFELRILEDEITKDVSLMVVDFAEEDEVDEAKLLWENQISDLKHVIGSI; encoded by the coding sequence ATGGATAATAAAATTCGTTATGAGCTTGAGTTTCCTTTGAATTCGTCACCTCAGTTACTTTACCAATACATCTCAACACCTTCAGGCTTACAGGAGTGGTTTGCTGATAACGTAAATTCAAGAGGTGAATTTTTTACTTTTATTTGGAATGACATTGAGGAAAATGCACGCTTAGCTTCAAAAAAAACGGGAGAAAAGGTAAAATTCAAATGGGTTGATGATACCAAAAAGGATACCGACTATTATTTTGAATTGCGAATTTTGGAAGACGAGATCACCAAAGATGTGTCTTTAATGGTAGTTGATTTTGCCGAAGAAGATGAAGTTGATGAGGCGAAATTATTATGGGAAAATCAAATTTCCGATTTAAAACACGTCATAGGTTCTATATAA